From Myripristis murdjan chromosome 13, fMyrMur1.1, whole genome shotgun sequence:
TTCACGGATATCACTTGAATCTTGAATGTATTGTAACGCACAGACATACACTGACAgaaactgggaaaaaatgaaaaacgaaCTAACCACAATTGTGCTGTTGAGTATCAGAAACAGTAAATTTCAGCTTTATCACATCCACGTTCGGTCTTACCCTCACTGCGTATAATGCTCATGAAGGTCTTGATGAAACCCTCTTGCCTCCCGGCCAAAGAATACACCTGGATCCTGGATTTGACACAATCTATGGGGTAGACCACCAGCCACAGACAGGCTCCCCCAAACCCGCCGCTGAACATGAGAGGAAGAACACCTGCCGAGACAAGAACTGTTTTGTGCAAGCGGTCCACAGAACTATCTGTATGTCATTTAATTACATGTTCCAATGCCTTGTAATTACACATTTGGAAAATTCCATACCATACCTATTCCATCCTTGTCTGTGCCCATGTGCTGGGCAAACGTAGAGCGGCTGAGCTCGTAGCCTCCAAAGAAGCAGAAGTAGCCTGGAATCTCCCTCACGATGGTGGAGGTCAAGCCTTGGTAGAAGCCCAGGGGGCCGTTCGTCTTAAGCACCGTCTTTACGACCGTCCACACGGTGCTGGAGTCACACCAGGACAAACACTGCAGTTAACACCACATTAGCTGAAACGAGCTCCTGCATACCACGCTCTGCTCCTTTCCAAAACCCCTTTTTACATCTCACTGACCTTTTCTGTCCGCTTGCGATCTTGCCAGATGCCTCCATTTCATGCATGGCCTGTAGCCGGCATTTCACCAGCTCGGTGGGGCATAATGCcatggaggagaaaatggaggCTACTGACCCCGCGCAGGCCTTCTGAAAATCGCTGTTGGGAACAGATGAGGCATATGGCGGAGTAAACGAGATATAGCTGAggtgttttaaaatgaaactcaCTGGTTTGTAAGAACATAAACAAAGAGTCTCCAATACACTATTCAAACCATCAGTGGGTACCAAACTTTTTAAAGTCCGCACTAAGATTTGTGACAGGTGCAAACTATTTTCCTGACCAATCAGGGGTTTAATTTGCACTTATTTAAGGCTCAGTGCCAAAGTCTGCCTATTGATTGTCAAGGGACTAACTCCAGACTGTACACTCTAATgtcatcacactgcaaaaatgcaaaatcttaccaagattatttgtcttatttcaagtgaaaaatgtcttattcctagtcaaaatctctcattacacttaaaataagacaagatcACCTCAAAAgtgaattgtttttagacaactgtctcttgtttcaagtgaaaatttgcttgtttcattggcaaaatttgtttcttgtttctagctaattttcacttattacaagtgaattttcactttttccactggcaaattttgccaatgaaacaagcaaattttcacttgtttcaagggaattttcacttgaaacaagtgaaaattgtctaaaaacaatttgcttctgaggtgatcatgtcttattttaagtgtaatgagatattttgactagtaataagacgtttttaacttgaaataagacaaataatcttggtaagagtctgcgtttttgcagtgcagacagaGTTCTCTAGTTTCTACTCAGAATGATGTGTTTCCTAAACTGAGTGTTATTgctgtttaatattttatatccTAATTACAAGAATCACTCCTGActacatttcagtgtttcacctCACATCTAGAGGTGAAAATTGCTGCTATTGTTTCTCTTGCTCTGCTAATTTAAGGACAGGAACTTCTTTAAGTATTCACATTGTTTCCTTAAAAAAAGTACCCAGACACAGTGTCATTACTACAGCCAACGTCAAGACTGCAGGACCAAGACCAAGCCAGGTTTAAGTGCAGATTCAGTCACGTTTGGTGCGACATGGAAAAGTCAAATACGCTCTGCGACATAAGGGAGTCACTGAGTTATGATTTCCAGGATGAGTAAGGTTTGCTTTGAGATCAAATATCATGTGAGTTACAGACCAGGCCATCATTTGCTAACTTGTCatagaaaatatacaaaatagaaaCCTTGAATGCAAATTAGTATAAAAAATGCTGAAGGGCTGCAGTCATGTTCTTCTTGGTGGAAGCAATGCAATTTACAATGCAAAGATTCAGCTGATAATTCTGGGTAAAACACTCCAGGTGATAAGTTCCTGGTGGTGTTGTTTCTCTCACTGTGCTAGAGTAACGACTAAAAGGAGCTGACAGTCGCTGGCTTAAGGTGCTCAGCTGTTTTTGCTTCTGACTAACCAATATCCTGTAGGCCTACGAATGTGTGAGACCCATGCATCACATAGCCTGCTAATGTATGCAGTGATGGggacaaaataaacaaagatagACCATGTGAAGAAAAacctgtctgatttttttttttctcaacattgAGTCAACATCCGATGGTGACAgaaaacaagacgaagcaggcaGCCAACCAGATGAGCCCATGACCTCCGAAAAATGGATTCAAGTAGTCTACCTCAGCCTCGTCTCACATAAATATTTGTTATTTCATCAAATATTGGTTAATTTAGTGCCCTCAAGTGTCCAGTTATAGagtatacagagagagagacagagagagatagagagagactgATCTTTGTACATAGACATACTTACAGAAATATCTTTAAAATAAGATTGTTAAAGAAAGGTTGCAGTGTTTGTATAATTTTGACTTATTTGTgtctatatacatttttaactgcaagcatgcatttttctgttttttattttagttttttttttacttgtttgtacatatatttatatacactacaggccaaaagtttgtacacatcttctcattcaatgtgttttctttattttcatgactatttacattgtagattctcactgaaggaatcaaaactatgaatgaacacatgtggagttatgtacttaacaaaaaaaggtggaataactgaaaacatgttttatattctagtttcttcaaaatagccaccctttgctctgattactgctttgcacactcttggcattctctcaatgagcttcaagaggtagtcacctgaaatggttttcacttcacaggtgtgccttatcagggttaattagtggaatttcttgctttattaatggggttgggaccatcagttgtgttgtgcagaagtcaggttactacacagccgacagccctattggacaactgttaaaattcatattatggcaagaaccaatcagctaactaaagaaaaacgagtggccatcattactttaagaaatgaaggtcagtcagtccggaaaattgcaaaaactttaaatgtgtccccaagtggagtcgcaaaaaccatcaagcgctacaacgaaactggcacacatgaggaccgacccaggaaaggaagaccaagagtcacctctgcttctgaggacaagttcatccgagtcaccagcctcagaaatcgcaagttaacagcagctcagatcagagaccagataaatgccacttcttgaagctcatcgagagaatgccaagagtgtgcaaagcagtaatcagagcaaagggtggctattttgaagaaactagaatataaaacatgttttcagttatttcaccttagataactccacatgtgttcattcatagttttgattccttcagttagaatctacaatgtaaatagtcatgaaaataaagaaaacgcattgaataagaaggtgtgtccaaacttttggcctgttcTGTATATATTTCTGACAGCAAAGCCTTTGAATTTAATCAAcctgaattgagagagagagagagagatgcataggatatactgtatatataattaACAAGTATTAACCCTAATGTTGTTGAAATGTCTTAATGTATTCTTTGATGTTTTAATGTACTGTTGAACAAATTGTACTTTGATGCATTGGCAAAACTGTTCTTGTAACTTTCATGCCAGTAAAGCCTTTGGGGCTTTACTGCTGATTAAAGaccaaatcagaaaaaaataaataaataaaataaaagtcagcTCCACATGTAGACAAGGTGCAGGGTCACACCTGAGAGCGGCGCCTCTGTCCATCCCGATCACGTAGCGGACCACGTTTTGGCAGAAGCCGTAGCTGAGGAAGAGCACGGCGTTCTCGCTGATGTTGGCGATGAGGGCCGGGCTGGTGCCCTTGTAGAGGCCGCGCAGCCCCACCTGTCTGCAGGTGCACACGAAGCAGTGCACGAAGCCCCGGTACATGGAGGGGAACGTCTGCATCTTCACCTTGGCGGTGTCGAACGGCTGCCCGCTGAGCACGCAGGCCGTGCCGCCTTGGGACAGACAGCATCACAGGACATGGAggggagggtgagagaggaaaCTCCAACCAAACAAAGGTACATGAACCCCCGTGTGCTCTGCGGGGCGAGCTGAAGGGTGACCCACCTACTGCTCCAGCCGAGAAGTCGATGATTGCTTGAATGATGGGCTTTGGTGCCATAATGATTCAGCGGATGTGGTGCACCTGATGAATGCAGAATGTAGACTCTGCAGTTAAATCACACTCAATTCAAATAATCCCCTCATGAAAAGCAGACTTTGTAATCATGCAACAAACAGAATATGCCCAAAATATAGTAAGTCGGAAATATTATGGGAGAGATAACCAAAAACGGTCACTGTATGATGTGACCATGGTACAGAGTCAGTGCTGTGGCT
This genomic window contains:
- the slc25a15a gene encoding solute carrier family 25 member 15a, whose product is MAPKPIIQAIIDFSAGAVGGTACVLSGQPFDTAKVKMQTFPSMYRGFVHCFVCTCRQVGLRGLYKGTSPALIANISENAVLFLSYGFCQNVVRYVIGMDRGAALSDFQKACAGSVASIFSSMALCPTELVKCRLQAMHEMEASGKIASGQKSTVWTVVKTVLKTNGPLGFYQGLTSTIVREIPGYFCFFGGYELSRSTFAQHMGTDKDGIGVLPLMFSGGFGGACLWLVVYPIDCVKSRIQVYSLAGRQEGFIKTFMSIIRSEGVSALYSGLTPTMIRTFPANGALFLAYELSRKMMMEKFDA